The stretch of DNA gttggatgatatttatcatgtaattgagttagttttgttagggttggatccctagtatccactatgttctgagattgatgttgctatgactttgctacgcttaatgcttgtcactagggcccgagtgccataatttcagatctgaacctattatgttttcatcaatatatgagagttcttgatcctatcttgcaagtctatagtcacctcttatgtgttatgatccgttaaccccgaagtgacaataatcgggatacttaccggtgatgaccgtagtttgaggagttcatgtattcactatgtgttaatgctttggtccggtactctattaaaaggaggccttaatatcccttagtttcctctaggaccccgctgccacgggagggtaggacaaaagatgtcatgcaagttcttttccataagcacgtatgactatattcggaatacatgcctacattacattgatgaattggagctagttctgtgtcaccctaggttatgattgttacatgatgaaccacatccgacataattctctatcaccgatccattgcctacgagctttccatatattgttcttcgcttatttacttttccattgctattgttacaatcactacaatataccaaaaacattactttagctaccattacttttgctatcgttaccactactatcatattactttgctactaaacactttgctgcagatattaagtttctaggtgtggttgaattgacaactcagctgctaatacttgagaatattctttggctccccttgtgtcgaatcaataaatttggtttgaatactctaccctcgaaaactgttgcgatcccctatacttatgggttatcaagactattttctggtgccattgccggggagcataactctattctttgagtcacttgggatttatatcttcttatcattatgaagaacttgagagatccaaaaaccaagatttattcctcaactacgaggggaggtaaggaactgctatctagctctgcacttgattcaccttctgttttgagtaagcttgcgacacctaaacctgcttctgctattgattctgatatgtcgcatgttattgatgatgccacttctgctatgcatgatacttatgatgaaactgcttctatgcttGACACTAcggtgccacttggtgaatttcttgatgaacaacttgctagggttagagagaatgaaattattgaaactgattatattgaagatagtgatgatgaagactctcccctaataaatatgaatttcctgttgtgcctgagggttatgttctggatgaagaatctgctagagCTATTATTGCTTGTAATGACAGAAGCGATCTTAAGaagttattagctaaatggaagcagcaatcccttaatgctagaatgaaacccgaccctacttttgctacttcacctatctgtgttactgataaggattatgaattctcttttgatcctgatataattactttggttgaatctgatcctttttatggctatgaatctgaaactgttgtggcacatcttactaaattaaatgatatagccaccctattcactaatgatgagagaactcgctacttttatatccttaaaatattttcgttctctttaaagggtgatgctaagatatggtttaattctcttgatcctggttgtgtgcgtagtccccaggatatgatttattacttctctgctaaatatttccctgctcataagaaacaagctgctttaagggatatatataattttgtgcaaattgaagaagagagtctcccacaagcttgggggaggcttctccaattacttaatgctttgcctgatcatcctcttaagaaaaatgaaatacttgatatcttttataatggactaaccgatgcttccagagactacctggatagttgtgctggttctgttttcagggaaagaacaccggatgaagctgaaattctattgaataatatgttgactaatgaaaataattggacacttcccgagcctattcctaaaccaactccgaagaagagaggttttctatttctcagtcctgaagatatgcaagaggcaaagaaatccatgaaagaaaagggtattaaagctaaagatgttaagaatttacctcctattgaagaaatacatggtcttaatttaccgcatgttgaagaaacatatgatcttaatccattacctattgaagaaattcatggtcttgataacccgacataggtagtaaaggtaaattctctcaatagatatgataaagctgaaatccctcttactaagtttgctagccaatgcttagatgaatttgataaatttatgattaagcaagaagacttcaatgcttattttggtagagaattaaaacgcagtgctgatatgcttgaacacttgggtgattatatggctaatgtcaaaggtgaacttaaacttattagtaaacatggtTCTATGGTTACctctcaagtagaacaagtacgtaaggctcaaaatgattttctcaatgaattaaatagtaagaataatgattatgctgttagagtggctactagaactggtagaatgactcaggaacctctatatcctgaaggccaccctaagagaattgagcaagattctcagaaaaataatatagatgcacctagtccttctaaaaggaagaaaaggaaaaatgataggactttgcatgcttctagtgaacctattcctgaaccacccgagaatccaaatgatatttctatttctgatactgaagcacaatctggtaatgaacctgaaactagtgataatgttaatgataatgttcatgttgatgctcaacctagtaatgataatgatatataaattgaacctgctgttgatcttgataacccacaatcaaagaatcaatgttatgataagaaagactttgttgctagggaACACagaaggaaagagagccttgggtacagaaacccatgccttttcctcccaaaccatccaagaaaaaagatgatgaggattttgagtgctttactgaaatgattagacctatctttttgcgtatgcgattaactgatatgctcaaaatgaatccttatgctaagtatatgaaagacattgttactaataaaagaaagatacctgtcggggatataccccgctgTATGACCCGGTTGGAGTTGTaaaccggctgggacttggtaaaccggcggatggtaaaccagcggagagttaagacagagagtcaagacagatggctaagacagacggtaaaccggctggtgttaaaccgacagacaatgttaaaccggcagacaatgttaaaccggcagaacaatgttaaaccggcagacgttaagaagcccagtaagggaagtcaaaatagtttaagttaaagtccgagttggactccacatgtaacccaccccttcaacatatataaggaggggcagggctcctcaaagggggaggagcaagaaacaatctctagggctagacacaactagaggagagccggtttacggcgactccctcgtgatgataatgagatctagcctcaaacaacatgtagggttgttaccggatgatgtttcccggggcccgaagctgtctaaacccttgtcttgtgttgcgtctctcgattccgctcaacccctctcaagctaccacatagatgcgttggcctcgcgactaagtcctcatactaaggacatctgacgtgacaattccacgacagttagcgcccaccatggggcacgcgcacgatggtgttgagttcttggagggatctttcCCAGGGATCGAGGAGTTTGTGATTTTTTCGATGAAGAAGAACCTGATTGGAATAATCTGCATCAACTTTAAGTTTATCGGTTCAGATTTGTAATCCGTCAGATTTGAGTTTAAGAAAAATTAGGTTTGAATCTGTGCGTCCGTGCGTGCGACCTGGCGTTCCGTCAGTCCGGAGCCAAATTTCGAAAGTACTGCTGCAAGAGGCCAAAATGCAAACAGGAAGTCCATCCGTACGATGGAAATCATCAAGTTGTGTTTGTTTTTTGGTCTGATTCGCCAGACCGCCGCGTACAGGATTCGCTGACACGGTCAAATTGTTTCCATTACATCAAGCGTCACAGCCTAATGGTTTCAAAGTCTGGTGTACTTCTCGACTAGTATATCACGTGAAGCCAAAACAATTTTCTATTGGGCAACTCTGATTGCTACAAGGAATGTACCAGGAGGTTCAGTCGAGAATTAGAGAAGAAAAATAGCATGATTTGCCTTACGTGAACATACAGGATTCCAACATCGGGGTGGATTGACAAGTCAAACATCAAGTTTGGACGAGGCCACGGGCTGAAGCTCGGTTTCCGTTTTTATCTCTAAACCGCCATCGCCAGGCGCGTCTCTGACTGCCGCATGTTCGTGTGGCCCTACTGGACCGGCACCTCTCCAACTCGCTGACGTCTCAGCTGCGCTTCTTCTCCACTCCGCACGCAGCCGCCCCGGCTCGCGCCTCAGATCTACTCTGTGTGCTACATCCTTTTCAAAAGAGGTAATAGCACCCCAGGTACTTTAACTTGCATCTAATGTGATGATTTAGTTCCAAAGTTGCAAAACTTGACCAAACCATACCCCAACTTACAACTCATGTGATGATTTAGTCCCAGGCCAATCACATTGCCAATTGGCTGGACCGGTCAGCGCACGCAGTTTTATAGAAAACCCCTGCCGTTTCCAATTATCAACCCGCAGTCATCCCCACTTCTACTGGAAACTACTGTACATATGGGCCAATGCTACTGGAAACTACTGTACATATGAGATGCCAAGAAGTTTGATCTGAAGAACATCGCGCATGGCCGCGCGTGGCCTACACACGGCCTCCAAAGCCACGGCCTTGGGCATGGTGATCCCCACCCCCTCCGTCATGTCCATCTCCACGCCATCCACCCGGTCCCAGTCGAAGCACTGCACCAGCGTCCCGAGAACCACCCCGACCGTCTGCAGCGCCAGCGCCTCGCCGGGGCACCTCCGCCGCCCCATCCCGAACGGCATCAGCAGCAGCCCGTCGCCCTTGCCGTCCTTGAACCGCTCCGGGCGGAACGCCGTCGGGTCCTCCCATACAGCCGGGTCCCTGTGGAGGGCGTACGCGTTCACGATCAGCATGGTGCCGCTCGGCACCTCGTAGCCGCCGACCTTGCAGTCGGCGGAGGACTCGtgcggcagcagcagcggcgccGCCGGGTACAGGCGTAGCGTCTCGTTGATGATGCACTGGAGGTAGCTGAGGCGGGGCACGTCGTCGGCGGTGACCATGCGGGAGGTCCCGATGGACGCGTCGATCTCGGCCTGTGCCTTCTTCAGCGCCGCCGGGTGGTTCAGCAGGAGCGACATCGCCCATGTGCTTGAGGTGGTCTCCGTTCCTATCACAATGACTCTGGTCGAGTTGTTGCTATCTGATGACTTAAACGAGTCCAAAATCTACTGATGATGCCAAATTGCCAATGTCCTTAATGAAGAAACTGACAGTTGAAGTACTCGGGTATGTGAGAAGCAGCCAAGTGGAAAAGTGACTTACCGCACACAGAGCGATGATCATCTGATCAGTGTACAGCTCCGGCTCCGTCTTCTGCAGAGTGAGGAGCACGGCGATCATGCTCTTCTTCTCGCCCTCGTCCATCCTCGGCCGCTCGGCGTCGATGAGCCGGTGGAGGAAGGCGTCCCTCCTGCTCACCGTGGCCAGGATCCTGCTCCTCACGCCGGACACGTCGAGCCACCGCATCACCGGCAGGTAGTCCCACACATTGGCCGCGCCGATGAGCGGGATGATCTCGTCCACCACCTGCTTAAACTCCCGCGCCTCCAGGGACATGTCCAACGCACGTCCCTGCACTCCGTCTTCCTCTACGACAACAACCTCACCGGCGCCTTCCCGCCGGCGCTCGGGCGCTGCAGGCAGCTGCAGCGGCTGCTCCTTGCAAACAATGGGTTCTCCGGTCACATACCGGCCGTCGCATTGCCGCAGATGGAGAGCCTGCAGCTGCTCGACCTGTCGTCCAACTCCCTCACGGACGCCATCCCGCCTGAGCTCGGCAAGCTCCAGGCGCTGGCCGGTACGCTGAACATCTCCCGCAACCGCCTCTCCGACGCGGTGCCGCCGGAGCTGGGACGTCTCCCGGCGACCGTCACCCTCGACCTCCGCTTCAACAACCTCTCCGGCGAGATCCCGCAGTCCGGGTCCCTCGCCAGCCAGGGCCCCACGGCCTTCCTCAACAACCCCGGGCTCTACGGTTTCCCGCTCCAGGTCCCCTGCCGCGCGGCCCCGCCGTCGGCATCCTCCTCCACGCCACCTCCGACCACCACTGGCTCCGGCGGCAGCGCCGGCGGCACTAGCCAACCGATGAAGACCAGCCTCATCGTACTCATCTCGGTCGCCGACGCGGCCGGCGTCGCCCTCATCAGAGTCACCGTGGTGTACATATACTGGAAGCTGCGCGACCGGCGCGGGGACGACAtcgacgacgacgaggacgaggaggagcGAGTGCTCTTCGCCTGCCCGTGCATGCACGCAAACACCTGCGGGAACTCATCGGACGGGTCAgacgcgggcggcggcgagaAGAAACGCGGCAACGGTTCcgggggcggaggcggcggcgaggacgGGGAGCTGGTGGCGATAGACAAGGGGTTTCGGATAGAGCTGGACGAGCTGCTGCGGTCGCGTACGTGCTGGGGAAGGGCGGGAAGGGGATCATGTACAAGGTGGTGGTGGGCAACGGGACGACGCCGGGGGCCGTGCGGCGGCTGGGCGGCGGCACCGCGGCCCCGAAGCAGTACAAGGAGTTCGCGGCGGAGACCGGCGCCGTCGGGCGCGTGCGGCACGCCAACGTGGTGCGGTTGCGCGCCTACTACTGGTCGCCCGACGAGAATCTTGTCGTCACCGACTTCATCAACAACGGCAACCTCGCCTCCGCGCTGTGCGGTACGTAACATCCTCTCCTATACAATTCGCGCTCTTTTTTCCAACGGTTTGCTCTGCTTTGAAGAATAGAATGGGTTGATAATTGGAAACGGCAGGGGGTTTCTGCAAAACTGCATGCGCTGACCGGTCCAGTCAATTGGCGAGCTGTGATTGGCCTGCGACTAAATCATCACATGAGGTGCAAGTTAAGGTATGGTTTGGTCAAGTTTTACAACTTTGGAACTAAATCATCACATTGGGTGCAAGTTAGGGTACTTAGGGTGCTATTACCTCTTTTCAAAAACGCCATCCGTGCAGCGGCCCTCCTTTTACATTGGGTGCAAGTTAGGATTCCTTTTggtgatcatgagatggatgaatttagaaaacacaactccttgtaccctccttttactttctgttatttatattaaataaaataaaaatagtattttctgtctgttatctgaattatctgtgtaatataaaaataccccgaaaataaaagttctctaaatgccctgaaatttaaatatgatttttttttgaaatatttgagaatatctggcactgaggacacaacagggggagcatccaccaggccacgagggtggagggcgcgccctaccccctgagcgcgccccctgccacgtgggcccatggtggccctcctccacttattcctgcacccacacactccttcctcccacaaacacgattATCCAGTTCATACcagagtccaagctcattttgctgccatttttgatctccttgctcaaagcacctctcacaaaactgcttggggggatcgttccttggtatgtgactcctccattggtccaattagtttttgttctagtgctttattcattgcatatttttgctgcttaggtgaccttgttcttgagcttgcatgtcaaatttatgtggttccaagtagttttgatgcatgatataggccctaggcacttgtaggagtagttgctatcaatattgttgagtttggttcacttttatttgaagttactaaaaatttcagaaatttttcaaaggaagaaatatgcttaggaaaatgtaccaaggtggttcttcaaggaagcaaggacccaggcttgcaatgcgtgatgctgacgatgagccaccaaggaatgctccagtgcggccttgtgaatggccttcggaaaacTTTATGAATCGAGCGgaaattaaggaagaatttaatgcatatttgcgtaactgatcttgtgagcttcgaggaagaaaagtgctgccagtaccactatctcactagttcctttgtggggaggtttgaattttcatcttcacgtaattctccaactgtcctgtttgatctttatgaaaaatcttatactatggacttagaggattttaccactgcttgtaaacttccacaatggggtagtgttagggaacctcacaaatctgaatttagagattttcttgctagtataactgtggggaaacctagagatataacacaagctaccatagggagcattcacttttctgctatacattattttgctctcttcataggtagatgcattaatggtaaagatgaggcatgtcacatgtgtgtccctgacctcagtattcttaggagtgctgtgttaggagataaatcttataatttgggagccattgttgcatgtaggttgcatcttaatagatttaatggagatttctttggtggaatttatgcaacctgcatagctaattttcttggtataaccatacgtgaggatgatattgagttgcctcctgcttacttagactttaatgctatggttcaccaccagtttgtcgagaggaatgaatcacctctccagtatcgactaatttttgacagacgtcgtgctgtccgtattactctctgttgaggcatatctctctcgatgtggttttggtgattgatgacaacgtgtgtgcggactaatcgtgtgctttgagcgtttcagagattcatccttggcacgagacgatttcctcccctcggagtgtcattcaagacggtgtagctctttcgtttctctttcggtggtctagttgcgtagagggcaccatactatcaagagggggtccgctgtggtattgcttgggtggaatcaacacgtacacttCTGCTTCTCACCCTCAGAGCTCTTCTGCTTCAATGgagagtgtcggtgtcaaaaccagcggatctcgggtagggggtcccgaactgtgcgtctaggccggatggtaacaggaggtaagggatacgaagttttacccaggttcgggccctctcgatggaggtaaaaccctacgtcctgcttgattaatattgatgatatgggtagtacaagagtagatctaccacaagatcagagaggctaaaccctagaagctagcctatggtatgattgttgatgtgtatgttgtcctacggactaaaaccctccggtttatatagacaccggagagggttagggttacatagagtcggttacaatggtaggagatctgaatatccgtatcgccaagcttgccttccacgccaaggaaagtcccttccggacacgggacgaagtcttcaatcttgtatcttcatagtccaggagttcggctgaaggtatagtccggccatccggacaccccctaatccaggactccctcagtagcccccgaaccaggcttcaatgacgatgagtccggctcgcagattgtcttcggcattgcaaggcgggttctcctccaaattccatgtacctgtttgaataaagtccggtttcttgtagatgttgcgctccttggcttctacgcccaataatagttgtttcccacatgtcaaacgaatatgaaaagtctgagtgtttttacattcacacccctagccgcgtaaatgagctgccttatttaaggggacgaggatttagatccagtccacaccttctcccctccacgagtgttcatcagagcgcatccgacaaaggtccattccaccatggccagccgccgcaactcctccgctcgcccttccagccctaagcctggatattgggagagatgttctaccccgcatagcgagttagtgacgcttcagaccaagggatttatccccccggcctatatggtcccggctCGAGCCGGCCTTGCCGTTTataacggcggagagcaagcagagaagGCCCCTAATCCATCCAAAGGAGGGCGGGTGTgtcttgtcccttacttaataagggggctcagatttcccatccacccatttctccgggggctgctggagttctacggcctccagctacatcatctcatgcccgcctcagtattgcatatcgcgggctttgtagccctctgcgagctgttcttgggtgtagaagctcatttcggactatggaaggagctattttgcctcgtgccccgcTCCAAGAAAGGGTccatgtatcaagtgggcggagccgaagtatggcgcatcgccgggaccggatatctgtccggaaccccaaagaaggtgTCCGAAGattggccctcggaatggttctatatagaagacgtcccgctgccagaccctgtccggatcggcctcccagAATTCGATaatgctcccttaaagaagcgcctaagctggcgtccacggagccctcaaagggaaagtgacagggacatcgtttacctgatgggccgaataaaattgttggcccattccggactaaccatgatcggagttatggccgaatgcatcatgcggggggtgcagccgcttcagtatagaagccaccccatgtgggatttcaacggggaggacgacaccACCCGCTACGACCGTAAAGGGCCATATTCAGTTGCCGCTCtattaaagatcttgtccactttgtacaagggagaagaggaggaatttctccgtgtcaacccacagggtggattctctatgcacaatcccccaagctgggtaagtggtcacatttacttgctcatccgtttagtgttcccattgttaaatatttagtctaatgatttcaacgcaggaactgcgccgggctgttaaggaaataaacagcccgcctccacaacccgaggacccaggacggtctcTCGActcggcctctcaagaggatccagacatatctgtggagctgattgatggagtgttccatcaattgagcgaggacaacgccttggtggccattacggccgattacccagggctaatcctgacgccccaggtacctgagatcgaagtcccagtaccccggaTAGGGGTCCGTCCACTCGTGTTCAatttcctgattgcaaccgaactttgcaggggaggtttttgaggcggaaggccgaacctgcggcgacaagccaacgaggggccgcagggccccgtgggcagaaaagaggtgcaatCCGGGCCGAGgcatcagcgcaaaggtatggcgcgcccttCTATCCCAgttgttataccttcgaggcacatttgacactcgtgctctcttcagaaCAAAGAggcctcgccggactatatccggagaggctgccaatcgcgcctccaccagccaggctccaaagcctggttcgagggcggaggcgaacgcaaggcgcgtGCCGGACgttcctccgacggaggatgcggacgggttgtctgccaccaactctgaggtggaaagtgccatgaaccacaggcgtcgctggacaattcttcgcgacgcttgcttctcccaagaggcattagatgccctCAATTCGGGAGGTGCgcacctccgtgctgctcaagatggtctagccagagccacggagcaatatgtaaaagacatacgggtaagaaaattttggtaaatatatatgtagcagtagcccccgagacttgaaacagttagaataactgatttaaggatcatttgatatgcaggttcttacagaaaaaaattcctactgtccaaggagctggaagcgtgcaaagcccaactggaggccgcactagccgcggcaggggatcctaaggagaccccctctggtaatatacatttcaaaatataagtattttgcgaGGCACGActttggtgcgaatctgacaaataaaattgcagatgtcgccggattgaatccggaaaagcaacacctcctacgccagctaaaggctggtgagagggtgctattaaaggtgatgggggagaagaatgttcttcaagatgccaacacccggctgggcgtcgagctgaaagatgttcgtgcccagctgtgagactccgtgaaggagaatcagcggcttcggcgcagcatatttagtaagtgcttgaacgaaccttttgaaagaaagttcggcggggaagtcgactaacagagtaatgtctgtaggtgtgttaacgggtcgtcctgcagaggagatgactggttctacgggtgaccttcttcccgagctcttgcaactgctcgatcgagttcagcAGGCAATGCGAGGcatcgcccaggccctgtggccatccgtctccatgcccgaaggtcttggagagcttgcggagaagctaaagggagcacggcgacgcttccaattgtggaagatatcggcctgccgtcaaggcgctagggaggcctgggccatggtgaagacgcggtactcAAAGGCTGActccaaccacatggccgaggttggtcctatagggcccgatgggaaggagatccctgtaagcttagtgtacgaccaagtagagttggccgcaaagtattcccagcaggagtgtaaattagacagcctgttagatggtattgaagaggaatacaatcagtcaaaatgactatgtaattgaattgacatttataatgccttctagccggattgtagatcatttgtcatggccgaccttttcgcttcaacctcgggacctgacggttcggagtgtgtccgaattcccgtgcggttatataggaaccggggaatgcgtggagaccaggcgtaggggtcattagtgcatgaacagacaagtgcccgactagttatgttatattacatggttagtaagaaacatcttccagggagaatagttccattaggggttcctttccctagggggcatgccctaaagtgcatgtccatgctgcgaaaagaaacgcaggaaaaacaccTAGGAGCACATAGATAAagaaaaagatcatctttagttcaccaaccgaatattctcttaagaacgctagctttcggcttcacccagtctgaggtacacgtccggctgacccggcagtaacaatcgcagaggtgctccctttaccacctagtcgaacaatcgggaacgtaggggtaagcacaggagccaggcaacccagcttggccaaaacttaagtcatatcgatgcatataatggtgaataaaaggtacatgcggaagtttgacacatgtgttgggcatgaagcccgtattaaataagcttctgtttaaagaagcccccaggtttactGAGCATGGATAGATCGTCaatttatgagcctttaaaggttataagagagagaaaaagagagaaggagacAAATGTAAGACGGAAAGTATAAAACATGGGCAGAGTGAGGAGACGAACACAggatccggcgctaggcatagaatcttcggatatgggatgcgttccatgggttcggctcgagtcggttatccaaTGCGTttcgcaggcggtatgctccaccagtgaggacttggtcaattatgaagggacctttccacttgggcttgagtttgtcctttttattgtccacaggcgtagaactaattcgccaacgttgtaatttttggcccgtacttctctgctttggtatcttcgagcttgctgttgatagaatgcggaaagGGCTTTCgccacatcacgctcctcctctaatgcgtccaaactgtcctgc from Triticum urartu cultivar G1812 chromosome 3, Tu2.1, whole genome shotgun sequence encodes:
- the LOC125546900 gene encoding cytochrome P450 81Q32-like, with the translated sequence MSLEAREFKQVVDEIIPLIGAANVWDYLPVMRWLDVSGVRSRILATVSRRDAFLHRLIDAERPRMDEGEKKSMIAVLLTLQKTEPELYTDQMIIALCAVIIVIGTETTSSTWAMSLLLNHPAALKKAQAEIDASIGTSRMVTADDVPRLSYLQCIINETLRLYPAAPLLLPHESSADCKVGGYEVPSGTMLIVNAYALHRDPAVWEDPTAFRPERFKDGKGDGLLLMPFGMGRRRCPGEALALQTVGVVLGTLVQCFDWDRVDGVEMDMTEGVGITMPKAVALEAVCRPRAAMRDVLQIKLLGISYVQ